In Pelosinus sp. UFO1, one genomic interval encodes:
- a CDS encoding restriction endonuclease subunit S, translated as MAKKEKLSLEELLEQALVKDEDKPYEVAENWVWTRFKFLADRLQYGYTESASNDKIGPQFLRITDIQDNNIDWINVPYCKIIDKDYDKYKVNNGDIVVARTGATTGKSYLVSNPPDAVFASYLIRISPISHIDPAYMWLFMNSSYYWNQIIENKKGSAQPGVNAQKLGEIIIPLPSLKEQQRIVALIESLFEKLDRAKELVQSALDSFEKRKSAILHKAFTGELTREWREENGVNFKKDWVKKALGKCGKWFGGGTPSKSNPQFWIDGNLLWVTPKDMKSVYIKDTEDKITEIAVDSSSAKLIPNAAVLFVVRSGILRRILPIAITTRPVTVNQDMKAIIPRDIDIKFFYWYCLGKESDIRNKCAKNGTTVESISSDLLYKYEILVPPLQEQQEIVRILDSLLENEQKAKELCAVIEKIDHMKKSILARAFRGELATNSPEEESALELLKEVLKEKTQ; from the coding sequence ATGGCGAAAAAAGAAAAGCTGTCGCTGGAAGAACTACTAGAACAGGCACTGGTTAAGGATGAGGACAAACCATATGAGGTGGCAGAAAATTGGGTATGGACGAGGTTTAAATTTTTAGCAGACAGGTTACAGTATGGATATACTGAATCGGCATCTAATGATAAAATAGGACCACAATTTCTTAGAATAACTGATATTCAAGACAACAATATTGATTGGATTAATGTGCCATACTGCAAGATAATAGATAAGGATTATGACAAGTATAAAGTGAATAATGGTGATATAGTAGTTGCTAGGACTGGTGCGACTACAGGAAAAAGTTATTTAGTTAGTAATCCCCCTGATGCTGTATTTGCATCATATTTAATAAGAATTTCACCAATCAGTCACATTGATCCTGCATACATGTGGCTGTTCATGAATAGCTCATATTACTGGAATCAAATTATTGAAAATAAAAAAGGTAGTGCTCAGCCAGGAGTAAATGCGCAAAAGTTAGGTGAAATTATCATTCCATTACCTTCTTTAAAAGAACAGCAAAGAATCGTTGCTTTAATCGAATCCCTTTTCGAAAAGCTCGACCGCGCCAAGGAACTTGTCCAAAGCGCCCTGGACTCCTTTGAAAAAAGAAAATCCGCCATACTGCATAAAGCTTTTACTGGGGAACTGACCAGAGAATGGCGTGAGGAGAATGGAGTGAATTTCAAAAAGGATTGGGTGAAGAAAGCATTAGGAAAATGCGGTAAGTGGTTTGGCGGTGGAACACCAAGCAAAAGCAATCCACAATTTTGGATAGATGGAAATTTGTTGTGGGTTACACCGAAAGATATGAAATCTGTATATATAAAAGATACAGAGGATAAAATTACAGAAATTGCTGTAGATAGTTCAAGTGCAAAACTCATACCAAATGCCGCAGTTTTATTTGTTGTTAGAAGTGGCATTTTGCGAAGAATATTGCCAATAGCAATAACAACACGACCAGTCACAGTGAATCAGGATATGAAAGCTATAATACCAAGAGATATCGATATTAAATTCTTTTACTGGTATTGTTTGGGTAAAGAATCTGATATAAGAAATAAGTGCGCTAAAAACGGAACAACAGTTGAAAGTATCAGTTCTGATTTACTATATAAGTATGAAATATTAGTTCCACCACTACAAGAACAACAAGAAATCGTCCGCATTCTCGACAGCCTCTTGGAAAATGAACAAAAAGCTAAAGAACTCTGTGCTGTCATTGAAAAGATAGACCATATGAAAAAATCCATCCTGGCCCGTGCCTTTCGGGGTGAACTTGCCACCAACAGCCCTGAGGAAGAAAGTGCGTTAGAGTTACTCAAAGAAGTGTTAAAGGAAAAAACCCAATAA
- a CDS encoding MtnX-like HAD-IB family phosphatase: protein MKKFAFVSDFDGTLTDRDFYHIIIDTYLQEWGMQFYEDWKKTKKINVEFLNKILGSIGKTEEEILIEIHRIPLDEYAVDFIHRVQKAGGEFYILSAGTSYYIDRLLAHRQIEGVKVISMGGVYKDGGIEITPDEGSPYFSEIFGINKAKVVADLKKEFDIVFFAGDSEPDLGAAKEADIAFAKKDLKELLSKEQQEFVPFENFKEVEKYLEDRGWLA, encoded by the coding sequence TTGAAAAAGTTTGCTTTTGTATCAGATTTTGATGGGACATTAACGGATCGAGATTTTTATCATATTATTATTGATACCTATCTGCAGGAATGGGGCATGCAGTTTTATGAGGATTGGAAAAAAACGAAAAAGATTAATGTAGAATTTCTAAATAAAATCTTGGGGTCGATAGGGAAAACTGAGGAAGAGATTCTGATTGAAATTCACCGTATACCTTTGGATGAATATGCGGTAGATTTTATTCATAGAGTACAAAAGGCAGGCGGGGAGTTTTATATCCTAAGTGCTGGGACAAGTTATTATATTGATCGATTACTTGCTCATCGACAGATTGAAGGTGTGAAGGTTATTTCTATGGGCGGAGTATACAAAGATGGGGGTATCGAAATTACTCCGGATGAAGGGAGCCCATATTTTTCTGAGATTTTTGGTATTAATAAAGCAAAAGTAGTAGCAGATTTGAAAAAGGAATTTGACATAGTCTTTTTTGCTGGAGATAGCGAGCCAGACTTAGGAGCAGCCAAAGAAGCCGATATTGCTTTTGCCAAAAAGGATCTAAAGGAATTGCTCAGTAAAGAACAACAAGAATTTGTTCCTTTTGAAAATTTCAAAGAGGTTGAAAAGTATCTAGAGGATAGAGGGTGGCTTGCATAA